The following are encoded in a window of Rubellicoccus peritrichatus genomic DNA:
- a CDS encoding glycosyltransferase, with the protein MKILAVTSELPYPPTHGGARLRQFEILKRIADEHEIHLVTFWESTEDRDLTPDLAKHFASVKALMKPPPRPSRTIADRFRVPHWRLTWTDEMLELIKEQVVAVKPDIAYVTPEHMAFYIDAFSGIPSWIDITDSGELFASSSLALSRSIKDYLRGVVYLNAVKSFERTWFPKYNGCSLVAQADADSIKKLCPDLAVHVVPNGVDTDFFSPTNVPSKSKRLVFTGTMDFAPNIDAVTWFCHEIFPLIRKKIPAIEFDIIGRVPSEEVTQLEKLDGVKVHGFVPDLREAVQRASVYVCPMRKGAGMKNKILEAMAMGVPIVSTASGATGIEFQDNVHGLIRDTAISFAEAVCDLVSTPQKGESLAKVARKAVCEHYSWDHSAELMSNCLSQLQKDSEKIAL; encoded by the coding sequence GTGAAAATCCTAGCTGTCACTTCCGAATTACCATACCCGCCAACACATGGCGGGGCACGCTTACGCCAATTTGAAATACTGAAGCGGATCGCAGACGAGCATGAAATCCATCTAGTTACATTTTGGGAGTCAACAGAAGATCGTGATCTAACACCTGACCTTGCAAAGCACTTTGCTTCGGTAAAGGCATTGATGAAGCCGCCACCCAGGCCTTCAAGAACGATTGCTGACCGCTTTAGAGTCCCTCACTGGCGACTGACATGGACCGACGAAATGCTTGAATTGATCAAGGAACAAGTAGTTGCGGTAAAGCCTGACATCGCCTATGTGACACCTGAGCACATGGCATTTTATATTGATGCATTCAGTGGCATCCCTTCCTGGATTGACATTACTGATTCTGGAGAACTTTTTGCCAGTTCCAGTCTCGCGCTCTCACGCTCCATTAAAGATTACTTACGCGGGGTAGTATATCTTAATGCGGTTAAAAGCTTTGAACGTACATGGTTCCCGAAGTACAATGGATGCAGCCTAGTAGCTCAAGCTGATGCTGATTCTATTAAGAAGCTCTGCCCAGACCTCGCAGTCCATGTGGTTCCCAATGGGGTTGATACAGATTTTTTCTCACCAACAAACGTGCCCTCGAAATCAAAGCGTTTGGTCTTCACCGGGACAATGGACTTCGCTCCCAACATTGATGCTGTCACGTGGTTTTGCCACGAAATCTTTCCATTGATCCGCAAAAAAATCCCAGCCATTGAATTCGATATCATCGGCCGTGTTCCAAGCGAAGAAGTCACTCAACTAGAAAAATTGGATGGAGTGAAGGTTCATGGCTTTGTGCCGGATTTACGAGAAGCTGTTCAACGTGCATCCGTTTATGTGTGTCCAATGCGTAAGGGCGCGGGAATGAAAAACAAGATACTGGAAGCAATGGCGATGGGAGTACCAATCGTTTCAACTGCTTCTGGTGCTACTGGAATCGAATTTCAAGATAACGTGCATGGACTTATCAGAGACACAGCCATTTCATTTGCTGAAGCCGTATGTGACCTAGTTTCTACTCCGCAAAAGGGAGAAAGCCTGGCAAAGGTGGCGCGCAAGGCAGTCTGTGAACACTATAGCTGGGATCATTCAGCTGAGCTCATGAGTAATTGCCTCAGTCAGCTGCAAAAAGATTCGGAAAAGATAGCTCTGTGA
- a CDS encoding polysaccharide pyruvyl transferase family protein yields MLGLAIYLKNNALRSIGAIRASARPITGKYFKQLPTVLNLNIIDICNSHCRMCNIWKEEAKTDITTEELEEILSDRLFRKVKHVGVTGGEPTLRDDIVEVFGRIIDTLPNLQAVSIITNCIKGEDVRSKLTQIRDLCQSKGMPFSIMISIDGIGKTHDYIRGTKGNFESAIETLRYAKDELKITPTIGCTISKGNVWNMDRFLYFIKENGLVARFRVAEFIVRLYNENRTNDIRNFSDEETYQLKLFFTKLQLHYEHNTTYRRTYKNIIGMLDGNKRAIGCPYQHSGITLGSTGKLGYCAPRSPFVGDCKTTSPHKIYKSNIKKRTDILNKDCNSCIHDYHSPENVSELLADYKYRFFSSLIRGKFPDFATKAIIATVSNLTGINSDNCILIIGWYGTETIGDIAILGGIIEKYKENEPDKKIFVASFFPWFTRNSLRDLKCDAHVIDYASSDYIHLCRNASIVAMGGGPLMEIDELRIIDFSFQQAKQARKEVLGCGIGPLYSDKANDMVKSILTLSEDVQLRDTASVKAAKQLTHKSKEVSLSGDFAEFYIQNNPAKRVGKSNTPTINCFLRELPYQYFKNSTPEEFETISSDFEKNIVCLLNKILDKHPDAEIKLCHMSNFAVAHDDRDFSIKLIDKYFSNVTNVTYDDRPSNITRVIDSIASASFNICMRFHSVLFAHTLKAQYCAIDYTSGGKIKGFLSDKKALHNLLSLSDLEASDKIDRFLAQHPYFVNATKHKSSTGI; encoded by the coding sequence ATGCTCGGGCTGGCAATATACTTAAAAAACAACGCTCTCAGAAGCATAGGTGCAATCAGAGCATCTGCTCGCCCCATTACCGGCAAATACTTCAAGCAACTCCCCACGGTCCTTAATCTGAACATCATAGACATTTGCAATTCGCATTGCAGAATGTGCAACATATGGAAAGAGGAAGCGAAGACCGATATAACTACAGAAGAACTTGAGGAAATTCTATCAGATCGCTTATTTCGAAAAGTCAAGCATGTTGGCGTAACTGGCGGAGAACCAACGTTGCGAGATGATATTGTAGAAGTGTTTGGCAGAATCATCGATACATTACCCAACCTCCAAGCTGTGAGCATAATCACAAACTGCATCAAAGGTGAAGATGTCAGATCCAAGCTAACTCAAATAAGAGATCTCTGCCAATCCAAGGGTATGCCCTTTTCCATAATGATATCAATCGACGGCATAGGCAAAACCCATGATTATATAAGAGGCACAAAGGGTAATTTTGAAAGTGCGATAGAAACATTACGCTATGCCAAAGATGAACTAAAGATCACACCAACCATTGGCTGTACAATATCCAAAGGGAACGTATGGAACATGGACAGATTCTTGTATTTCATAAAAGAAAATGGTCTCGTCGCTCGCTTCAGAGTCGCAGAATTCATTGTACGATTGTATAATGAAAACAGAACTAATGATATTAGAAATTTCTCCGATGAAGAAACCTATCAGTTAAAACTCTTTTTCACTAAGCTACAACTACACTACGAACATAACACCACTTATCGACGCACTTATAAGAACATTATAGGGATGCTCGATGGAAACAAGAGAGCTATAGGCTGCCCATACCAGCATAGTGGCATAACTCTGGGCTCGACAGGGAAATTAGGTTATTGCGCTCCTAGATCCCCATTCGTTGGAGATTGCAAAACAACGTCTCCACACAAAATATATAAGAGTAACATAAAGAAACGAACAGATATCCTCAATAAAGACTGTAATAGTTGCATCCATGATTACCATTCGCCTGAAAACGTTTCTGAACTCTTAGCAGATTATAAGTATAGATTCTTTTCTTCATTGATAAGAGGCAAATTTCCCGATTTTGCCACCAAAGCAATTATAGCTACAGTTTCAAATCTCACCGGTATCAACTCCGATAATTGTATACTCATCATTGGTTGGTATGGCACAGAAACCATTGGAGACATTGCAATTCTTGGAGGCATCATAGAAAAGTATAAGGAAAATGAGCCAGATAAGAAAATATTTGTGGCCAGCTTTTTTCCATGGTTCACTAGAAACAGCTTAAGAGATCTTAAATGTGATGCACATGTAATAGATTATGCCTCAAGCGACTACATCCATCTATGTCGCAATGCGAGCATTGTCGCAATGGGAGGTGGACCTTTGATGGAAATCGATGAGTTGCGGATAATTGATTTTTCCTTTCAACAAGCCAAGCAGGCACGCAAGGAAGTACTAGGATGTGGAATAGGCCCACTTTATAGCGATAAAGCCAATGACATGGTCAAAAGTATTTTGACATTAAGTGAAGACGTACAACTAAGAGACACTGCGTCGGTAAAAGCTGCAAAGCAACTGACCCATAAGAGCAAGGAGGTTTCCCTGAGTGGAGACTTTGCAGAGTTCTACATTCAAAACAATCCAGCGAAACGAGTTGGGAAAAGCAATACACCCACAATCAATTGTTTTCTTAGGGAACTGCCCTACCAGTATTTCAAAAATTCAACCCCTGAAGAATTTGAAACAATAAGCTCAGACTTTGAAAAAAACATAGTATGCCTACTCAATAAAATACTAGACAAACACCCAGATGCTGAAATCAAACTGTGTCATATGTCAAATTTTGCAGTGGCCCATGATGACAGAGATTTTTCGATAAAACTGATAGATAAATATTTTAGTAATGTAACAAATGTAACTTACGATGACAGGCCAAGTAACATCACCAGAGTAATCGATAGCATTGCCAGCGCTTCATTCAATATATGTATGCGCTTTCACTCAGTCCTGTTCGCACATACACTCAAAGCGCAATATTGTGCAATTGATTATACTTCGGGGGGAAAGATCAAAGGTTTTTTATCAGACAAGAAGGCATTGCATAATCTACTTTCGCTAAGTGATCTCGAAGCATCTGACAAAATCGACCGATTCCTCGCACAACATCCATATTTCGTAAATGCCACAAAGCATAAAAGTAGTACAGGTATCTAA
- a CDS encoding class I SAM-dependent methyltransferase: MTCKICGSKCNPYGVAEVLGKYQASFSECSTCDFIFVDNCTWLEEAYKDAINETDVGYLQRNYGTAEDLKQFLATTSPDDYFVDYGAGYGAMVRLMRDRGYKFHWHDKYCKNLFAHFLEAEASRIGSYRAMVAVEVFEHLIDPTETLEDMLTFTNAIFFTTELIPTEKPKLNDWWYFGLEHGQHLSFYTEPALHKLADKYGLRYRRLTDTWHLLAKPDDSLLHDIPQMDITPSANRFSRRLVKFIARKLPSNVNQKAIARKSLTLSDHDKIKNIIETKSGFKGNLDSYNSSA, translated from the coding sequence ATGACCTGTAAGATATGTGGCTCCAAGTGTAATCCCTATGGAGTAGCCGAAGTATTAGGCAAATACCAGGCATCCTTTTCGGAATGCAGCACTTGTGACTTCATTTTTGTGGATAACTGCACATGGCTTGAGGAAGCCTATAAAGACGCCATCAACGAAACAGACGTTGGCTATTTGCAGCGTAATTATGGAACCGCTGAAGACTTGAAGCAGTTTCTGGCGACAACAAGTCCTGACGATTATTTCGTAGACTACGGGGCCGGCTACGGGGCGATGGTAAGGCTCATGAGAGATCGTGGATACAAATTCCACTGGCATGATAAATACTGCAAAAACCTCTTTGCTCACTTTCTTGAGGCAGAAGCATCGAGAATTGGATCATATCGAGCAATGGTTGCAGTCGAAGTCTTCGAACATCTTATAGATCCGACTGAAACACTTGAGGACATGCTAACATTCACCAATGCAATCTTCTTCACGACAGAGCTTATCCCAACAGAAAAACCTAAACTCAACGACTGGTGGTACTTTGGTCTTGAGCACGGCCAGCACTTGAGTTTCTACACTGAACCTGCATTACATAAACTTGCCGATAAATATGGCCTGCGCTATCGACGCCTTACTGATACATGGCATCTGCTTGCGAAGCCGGATGACAGTCTTTTGCATGATATTCCGCAAATGGACATAACTCCTTCAGCCAATAGGTTTAGTAGACGACTGGTAAAATTTATCGCACGCAAATTACCCTCCAACGTTAATCAAAAAGCAATTGCTCGTAAGTCGCTTACGTTATCAGATCACGATAAAATCAAAAACATCATTGAAACCAAGTCAGGCTTCAAAGGGAATCTCGACTCATATAATTCATCTGCATAG
- a CDS encoding glycosyltransferase, producing the protein MPQSIKVVQVSNDTAFGGGTLVPINLHRELLRQNFESILYVKNNIGGDSKSIIFKIDKPDKINEKFERKYRQFAYPRVLKPYQSTRPEGLEYFSVDWTTYGRSFARQIPKDSIVNLHWVTPGFFDYKYFFHTVSNRRQKTVWTLHDFNPFTGGCHYPFDCDRFKKSCGKCPQLGSNIEDDLSLKVLESKIKSIPQAYICEDLHLVCPSAWIAKQARESKLFKSADIRVIPNGIDLSKYFPLEKSLAKKALGIESNKLSLLFVATSTSNKRKGYHALLDVFKGLDSKTKDRIHFLVIGSGDTSTIDMPNQTNLGSIKSLELMRLAYSAADVFVLPSLQDNLPTTVIEALACGTPTIGFDCGGVSEMITDGVTGYLSETGNVCQMAEQIRHMIENPEKREAMSKHSQKRAIDRYSLERQATSYRSLYEEISK; encoded by the coding sequence ATGCCACAAAGCATAAAAGTAGTACAGGTATCTAATGACACGGCATTTGGGGGCGGAACTCTTGTCCCTATCAATCTCCACAGAGAACTACTTCGTCAAAACTTCGAATCTATACTCTATGTAAAAAATAACATTGGAGGAGACAGCAAATCAATAATCTTTAAGATAGATAAGCCTGATAAAATCAATGAAAAGTTTGAGAGAAAGTATAGACAATTTGCCTACCCTCGAGTCCTAAAGCCATACCAATCTACACGCCCTGAAGGGCTTGAATATTTCTCGGTAGACTGGACGACATATGGAAGATCATTTGCAAGACAGATACCCAAGGATTCAATTGTAAATCTTCATTGGGTTACCCCTGGTTTTTTTGACTACAAATACTTTTTTCACACAGTCAGTAATCGGAGGCAAAAGACCGTCTGGACACTTCATGACTTCAACCCTTTTACAGGAGGGTGCCATTACCCATTTGACTGCGATAGATTCAAAAAAAGTTGTGGTAAATGCCCTCAATTGGGATCGAATATTGAGGATGATCTCTCACTAAAGGTGCTGGAAAGTAAGATTAAATCTATTCCTCAAGCATATATCTGCGAAGACCTCCACCTCGTATGCCCTAGTGCATGGATCGCAAAACAGGCCAGAGAAAGCAAACTATTCAAATCCGCCGACATACGTGTCATCCCAAATGGCATCGACTTATCAAAGTATTTTCCTTTGGAAAAATCACTAGCAAAGAAGGCTTTGGGAATTGAGAGTAATAAGTTATCCTTACTGTTCGTAGCAACGAGCACTTCCAACAAAAGAAAAGGATACCATGCATTACTTGATGTCTTCAAAGGTTTAGACAGCAAAACCAAAGATAGAATCCATTTTCTAGTAATCGGTTCAGGTGATACATCAACAATTGATATGCCAAATCAAACGAACCTCGGCAGCATCAAATCACTTGAACTAATGCGCCTTGCATATTCTGCAGCTGACGTGTTCGTGCTCCCATCACTCCAGGATAACTTACCAACAACAGTCATCGAAGCATTAGCCTGTGGAACTCCAACAATAGGCTTCGATTGCGGAGGAGTTTCGGAAATGATCACAGATGGAGTAACCGGTTACTTATCTGAAACCGGCAACGTATGCCAAATGGCAGAACAAATCAGGCACATGATAGAGAATCCTGAAAAGAGAGAAGCAATGTCTAAACATTCTCAAAAAAGAGCCATAGATCGTTATAGCTTAGAGAGGCAGGCAACCAGCTACCGAAGTCTCTATGAGGAAATCAGCAAATAA
- a CDS encoding glycosyltransferase family 2 protein — MSSSQQKISIITPSFNQGEYLESTLQSILDQSYTNLELIVIDGGSTDNSVDVIRKYEKHIDFWVSESDKGQAHAINKGFAKATGTIANWINSDDMLEAGALQSIDNAWNEFYADSEDRKSFPLICGNARFVYEDDPSKNYSEKLSGITLENMVCYWREACEWEQPAMFFPLEVFKKIGGCDISQNIAMDYDLWCRMLQHTDAVYTNHPCAIIRRHDDAKTCKWDYKCWLENRPVSQRYWNLLDKTIDEVNFKKTLALHCRYWTRKLIQRKDFGAAVQMAWEGLATSPMGFLKIK, encoded by the coding sequence ATGTCATCATCTCAACAAAAGATCTCTATAATCACCCCTTCCTTTAATCAAGGGGAGTATCTAGAGAGCACACTCCAATCGATATTAGATCAATCCTACACAAATCTTGAACTGATAGTCATAGATGGTGGCAGTACTGACAATTCTGTAGATGTAATCCGCAAATATGAAAAGCATATCGACTTCTGGGTGAGCGAGTCGGATAAAGGTCAGGCACATGCGATTAATAAAGGATTCGCAAAAGCGACTGGCACCATCGCCAACTGGATCAACTCGGATGACATGCTAGAAGCTGGCGCTCTACAATCCATCGACAATGCTTGGAATGAATTCTATGCCGATTCAGAAGATCGTAAATCATTCCCACTCATTTGCGGCAACGCGCGGTTTGTTTACGAAGATGACCCTTCAAAAAATTACTCTGAAAAGCTATCTGGTATTACTTTAGAGAACATGGTCTGCTATTGGAGAGAGGCATGTGAATGGGAACAACCCGCCATGTTTTTCCCACTCGAGGTTTTTAAGAAAATTGGAGGATGTGACATCAGCCAAAATATTGCCATGGATTATGATCTTTGGTGCAGAATGCTCCAGCATACAGATGCTGTTTATACAAATCATCCATGCGCAATTATCCGTCGCCATGATGATGCTAAAACTTGTAAATGGGATTATAAATGTTGGCTGGAAAATCGACCTGTGTCACAACGTTACTGGAACCTCTTGGATAAAACAATAGACGAGGTGAATTTCAAGAAAACTCTAGCATTACATTGCCGATACTGGACACGAAAACTAATCCAACGGAAAGATTTTGGAGCTGCAGTTCAAATGGCATGGGAGGGATTAGCCACATCGCCAATGGGTTTTCTAAAAATCAAATAG
- a CDS encoding glycosyltransferase: protein MPFALTVAICTYNRSKYLNIALDSLSSQKADLSDIEVFVIDNNSSDDTKAICSKYENKIPNFRYILEKQQGLSFARNRAIEESHSDYVAYLDDDSKVSNEWAQVSKKVISEKKPDAFGGPSFALFLKEPPRWFKPEYVRNNPSDVACELNEPHFFSGCNMAFKKRHLINLGGFQERFSMKGKKIAYGDDTDVQYRLRKANPSAIFWFEPRLSVEHLVRDDKMTIIWQARSLFSLGFDNYLATGGDSNDTYRRMFGNFCKQSLGFLVDSLYRLHFRNKQKHPYWQNYMKEYVFPKRLARLGVIFAKLQIKKGKPG from the coding sequence ATGCCATTCGCCCTCACAGTAGCTATTTGCACTTACAATCGCTCCAAATATCTGAATATCGCTCTTGATTCTCTCTCAAGTCAAAAAGCCGACTTAAGCGATATTGAAGTTTTTGTAATAGATAACAACTCAAGCGATGACACAAAAGCAATCTGCTCCAAGTATGAAAACAAAATCCCTAATTTCCGTTACATACTTGAAAAACAGCAAGGGCTTTCATTTGCAAGAAACAGAGCAATCGAAGAGTCTCATTCAGATTACGTAGCCTATCTGGATGATGATTCAAAGGTTTCGAATGAGTGGGCGCAGGTGTCCAAAAAAGTCATTAGTGAAAAGAAGCCTGATGCATTCGGAGGCCCGAGTTTTGCATTGTTCCTGAAAGAACCACCACGATGGTTCAAACCAGAATATGTCAGGAACAACCCCTCAGATGTAGCTTGTGAACTAAATGAACCCCATTTTTTCTCTGGATGCAATATGGCTTTTAAAAAAAGGCACCTTATCAATCTTGGAGGCTTTCAAGAGCGTTTCTCAATGAAAGGCAAAAAAATAGCCTATGGTGATGACACCGACGTGCAATATCGGCTTAGAAAAGCAAACCCCTCCGCCATATTTTGGTTTGAGCCTCGCCTTAGCGTTGAGCATTTAGTCAGGGACGATAAGATGACCATAATATGGCAAGCGCGATCATTGTTTTCGCTTGGATTTGATAACTACCTAGCAACTGGTGGAGACTCCAACGACACCTATAGGCGTATGTTCGGGAATTTCTGCAAACAATCTTTAGGGTTTCTAGTGGACTCGCTATATCGGTTACATTTCCGGAACAAACAAAAACATCCCTATTGGCAGAATTACATGAAAGAGTACGTTTTCCCAAAGCGATTAGCACGTCTGGGTGTTATTTTTGCAAAATTGCAAATTAAAAAAGGCAAGCCAGGATGA
- a CDS encoding glycosyltransferase family 2 protein, translating to MALKINFVVLTRNRLEALEQCLDALSKEVDNHTSCVVIDNSDEVIREEVIECCKKYPWVTYKWVQSSPYILSQGRNIGAAMSNSDVIAFLDDDSYISEGWIKVCRESFESSETGAIGGPIDDPEVSNLDHSRECEIGAFNPKGEVIDNFDCIPPKTVVIKHMRGCNWAIRKKVFDECGGFDETLSGYCFEELDLSLNIRSKGYKIKFHPNLRVYHDLKPRIDGEKPQPFRIFEVTRNLSRIYRKYDSRLCCSYWKFFFLYRTGIVALLREPSYSNFLSFAYGIRGKFSGLMHR from the coding sequence ATGGCGTTAAAAATAAATTTTGTTGTCTTAACCAGAAATCGACTTGAAGCATTGGAGCAGTGTTTGGATGCCCTATCCAAGGAAGTAGACAATCACACTAGTTGTGTCGTCATCGACAATTCAGATGAGGTCATACGAGAGGAAGTAATTGAGTGTTGTAAAAAATACCCATGGGTCACTTACAAATGGGTGCAGTCCTCACCATACATCCTTTCGCAAGGCCGCAATATCGGAGCTGCAATGTCTAACTCAGATGTGATAGCCTTTCTGGACGATGATTCCTATATCTCTGAGGGATGGATAAAGGTATGCCGTGAAAGTTTTGAAAGCTCAGAAACAGGCGCAATTGGTGGCCCTATTGATGACCCTGAGGTAAGCAATCTTGATCATTCTAGAGAATGCGAAATTGGAGCCTTCAATCCCAAGGGTGAAGTCATCGATAACTTCGACTGTATTCCGCCCAAGACTGTGGTAATTAAACATATGCGTGGCTGTAATTGGGCGATTCGAAAAAAAGTTTTTGATGAATGCGGTGGTTTCGATGAGACGCTAAGCGGATACTGCTTTGAAGAACTTGATCTTTCCCTGAACATAAGATCAAAAGGGTACAAGATTAAATTCCATCCAAATTTACGTGTATATCACGATCTAAAGCCACGTATTGATGGCGAGAAACCCCAGCCATTTCGTATCTTCGAAGTAACTAGAAACCTCAGTCGAATATACCGCAAATATGACAGTAGGCTTTGTTGTTCCTACTGGAAATTCTTCTTCCTCTATAGAACCGGTATCGTTGCTCTACTCAGAGAACCGTCCTATTCCAATTTCCTTTCTTTCGCATATGGCATCCGCGGCAAATTCAGTGGACTCATGCATAGATAA
- a CDS encoding glycosyltransferase family 2 protein, whose product MHNWPHAIPAFANPSTNTSNPLPKISIVTPSFNQGAFIEETILSVINQNYPNIEYIIIDGGSTDESVSIINRYEDHINSWVSEPDNGQSDAIIKGFKKCTGDLILWLNSDDLLTPGALHLIASIWQKHPEVGLITGNCHQLFDLKTIDYKPLTSADARTKAFDHKRLNYQNPIRQPSTYINRKAYEECGGVKDDYSYCMDYDLWVNLSRHNYEIVETQAQLSVFRLHDQCKSVVSSHRFLTENLAVAIRYQPDLAIISRIQRLAEYLIEQEATTHVKTISKLIEDDITETFPKEKLTIKHNLLLKGIFLAIKSKEQVTRWRLFSSAFFNCYKSPRLLIHLIKTISS is encoded by the coding sequence ATGCACAATTGGCCGCATGCTATTCCAGCATTTGCAAATCCCTCTACTAACACAAGCAATCCCTTACCCAAAATATCAATTGTTACCCCAAGCTTCAATCAGGGCGCATTCATTGAAGAAACAATTCTTTCAGTAATAAACCAAAACTATCCTAATATTGAATACATCATAATTGATGGAGGTAGCACTGATGAATCAGTTTCAATAATAAATCGATATGAAGACCATATCAATTCATGGGTCAGCGAACCGGATAATGGACAAAGCGATGCGATTATTAAGGGGTTCAAAAAGTGCACAGGAGATTTAATTCTATGGCTAAACTCAGATGACCTACTAACGCCTGGAGCACTTCACCTGATTGCTTCAATATGGCAAAAGCACCCAGAGGTTGGATTGATAACTGGAAACTGCCACCAGCTATTTGACCTAAAAACTATTGATTACAAGCCACTAACAAGTGCGGATGCTCGGACGAAAGCCTTTGACCACAAGCGCCTGAATTATCAGAACCCAATCAGACAGCCATCGACATACATCAATCGCAAGGCATATGAAGAGTGCGGAGGGGTAAAGGATGACTACAGCTATTGCATGGATTACGACCTTTGGGTTAACTTATCACGGCATAACTATGAAATTGTTGAAACTCAAGCACAGCTATCAGTTTTTAGACTACACGATCAATGCAAATCAGTTGTTTCATCACATCGTTTTCTAACAGAAAACCTTGCTGTTGCCATACGCTACCAACCAGACCTAGCTATCATCTCACGAATCCAACGCTTAGCTGAATACCTTATTGAGCAAGAAGCAACAACTCACGTCAAAACGATCTCAAAGTTGATTGAAGATGACATTACTGAGACGTTCCCCAAAGAAAAATTAACAATAAAGCATAACCTCCTGCTTAAAGGAATTTTCTTAGCCATAAAGAGTAAAGAGCAAGTTACAAGATGGCGGTTATTCAGCAGTGCCTTCTTCAATTGCTATAAAAGCCCAAGACTCCTGATTCATCTCATTAAAACCATTTCATCGTGA
- a CDS encoding glycosyltransferase family 1 protein: MIDILVDGTAFCNDSQRGIQRYYRELFTRAEKNQNIAYFFDEEPVSFFKGTNDPTVTVRREHKEHKPKQLVKRTYSALRKRISPTQLPQAKIFQSTFFTRSPNPSLNEVLTVYDMVPEVMPYSFPGSAEKVAAVKKACILNATKIIAISNTTADSILKLYPQVEGRVEVVYLGADHIKETKQGHGDTEISTPYCLFVGARHGYKNFQLVLEAINQKGWPSDLKLVVAGAPLNDLEKTLIRYHGLHDKIISLGVVSDEHLSQLYTKASCFIFPSLMEGFGFPILEAQACKTPLICSDIPIFHEVSGDHAFFFDPMSSTDLVNTINQALGSNQHLDEGFLNVDKFKWDDCASQTLKVWDVAVST, from the coding sequence ATGATTGATATACTTGTTGATGGAACCGCTTTTTGTAACGACTCACAAAGGGGGATTCAAAGGTACTACCGTGAGCTATTCACAAGAGCAGAAAAAAACCAAAACATAGCCTACTTTTTTGATGAAGAACCGGTCTCTTTCTTTAAAGGCACAAATGACCCAACTGTCACAGTAAGAAGAGAACATAAAGAACATAAGCCTAAGCAATTGGTTAAGCGAACGTATAGTGCACTCAGAAAACGTATATCACCAACGCAATTACCGCAGGCCAAAATCTTTCAATCAACCTTCTTCACTCGCTCCCCAAATCCTAGCTTAAATGAAGTTTTAACTGTTTATGATATGGTCCCCGAGGTAATGCCCTACTCTTTTCCCGGCTCAGCCGAAAAGGTGGCGGCAGTAAAGAAAGCATGCATTTTAAACGCGACAAAAATCATTGCCATTTCAAACACGACTGCTGATTCAATTCTGAAGCTTTATCCCCAAGTCGAAGGACGCGTAGAAGTTGTATACCTTGGAGCAGATCATATTAAGGAAACCAAGCAGGGTCATGGTGACACAGAAATCAGCACTCCATATTGCCTATTTGTTGGAGCACGTCATGGCTATAAGAACTTCCAGTTAGTCTTAGAAGCAATCAACCAAAAGGGATGGCCAAGTGACTTGAAACTAGTCGTAGCAGGCGCACCTCTAAATGATCTGGAAAAGACCCTTATTCGATATCATGGGCTTCACGATAAAATCATTAGCCTTGGAGTTGTCTCCGATGAGCACCTTTCTCAACTCTATACAAAGGCCTCTTGCTTCATATTTCCTTCCCTGATGGAAGGGTTTGGATTTCCAATTTTAGAAGCCCAAGCATGTAAGACACCCTTAATTTGCAGTGATATTCCAATTTTTCATGAAGTATCTGGCGATCATGCATTTTTCTTCGATCCAATGTCATCCACAGATCTTGTAAACACTATTAACCAAGCGCTTGGGTCCAATCAACATCTCGATGAAGGCTTTTTGAATGTCGATAAATTCAAATGGGATGACTGCGCTTCACAAACCCTTAAGGTCTGGGATGTTGCTGTATCAACGTAG